Proteins encoded in a region of the Deltaproteobacteria bacterium genome:
- a CDS encoding adenosylhomocysteinase has product MVDYKVKDIGLAAQGRLKIEWAESRMPLLMTLRQRHEAAGPLKGMRISGCLHVTKETAVLVETLVAAGAEVSWCGCNPLSTQDDVAAALAEKGIPIFAWHGMSKEEFYWCIDRTLEIGPTLTLDDGADLIMTVHQHKPELAEKILGGTEETTTGVHRLRAMAEDRALKYPILAVNDTETKWDFDNVYGTGQSSLDGILRTTSVLLAGKNFVTAGYGHCGRGCAMRAKGMGALSIVTEVSPTAAIKALLDGHRVMAMEEAASIGDIFVTATGMRDVIVGHHFERMKDGAIVCNTGHYDCEIRIPDLEALAVSRREIRKNCEEYTLKNGKRIYLLAKGRLINLAGAEGHPSEVMDMSFANQFLGLMRLAREGSSLEPKVYDVDPAQDEEVARLKLETMGVRIDTLTSDQRAYLTDYEAGT; this is encoded by the coding sequence ATGGTGGATTACAAGGTGAAGGATATCGGTCTTGCCGCGCAAGGGAGGTTGAAGATCGAGTGGGCCGAGTCGCGGATGCCCCTGCTCATGACATTGAGGCAGAGACACGAGGCCGCAGGACCCCTAAAGGGCATGAGAATCTCAGGTTGTCTCCACGTGACAAAGGAGACGGCCGTCTTGGTTGAGACGCTGGTAGCCGCCGGAGCAGAGGTGAGCTGGTGTGGATGCAATCCCCTCTCCACACAGGACGACGTGGCGGCAGCTCTCGCAGAGAAGGGGATCCCCATCTTCGCATGGCACGGAATGAGCAAAGAGGAGTTCTACTGGTGCATCGACAGGACGCTTGAGATCGGCCCCACCCTGACCCTCGATGACGGAGCCGACCTGATCATGACCGTGCATCAGCACAAGCCTGAACTGGCGGAAAAGATACTGGGGGGGACAGAGGAAACCACCACAGGTGTGCACCGGCTCAGGGCCATGGCCGAAGACAGGGCTTTGAAGTACCCTATTTTGGCCGTCAACGACACAGAGACAAAGTGGGATTTCGACAATGTCTACGGGACCGGTCAGTCTTCCTTGGACGGCATCTTGAGGACCACCTCCGTACTTCTGGCCGGAAAGAATTTCGTCACTGCCGGGTACGGGCATTGCGGCCGGGGATGCGCGATGCGGGCCAAAGGCATGGGGGCTCTCTCCATAGTGACCGAAGTCAGCCCTACGGCCGCGATCAAGGCTCTTCTCGATGGCCACCGGGTCATGGCGATGGAGGAGGCCGCTTCGATCGGCGATATCTTTGTCACAGCCACCGGGATGCGAGACGTGATCGTCGGGCACCATTTTGAAAGGATGAAGGACGGAGCCATCGTCTGCAACACGGGTCACTATGATTGCGAGATCAGGATCCCGGATCTGGAAGCCCTGGCCGTGTCGCGGCGCGAGATAAGGAAAAACTGTGAGGAATATACTCTCAAGAACGGCAAGAGGATCTACCTTCTTGCCAAAGGGCGGTTGATAAATCTTGCCGGCGCTGAGGGCCACCCTTCGGAGGTGATGGATATGTCTTTTGCCAACCAGTTCCTAGGCCTCATGAGGCTGGCCCGGGAGGGAAGCAGCCTGGAGCCCAAGGTCTATGATGTGGACCCTGCCCAAGATGAAGAAGTGGCCCGGCTGAAACTGGAGACCATGGGAGTCCGAATCGATACTCTCACCTCGGACCAGAGGGCCTATCTGACCGACTATGAGGCCGGCACATGA
- a CDS encoding 3'(2'),5'-bisphosphate nucleotidase, producing the protein MNPGFKKEMDIAIRAVMAASSLCIKVRTALIEGSTMTKGDRSPVTVADFGSQALICKTLKEEFPHDPVVAEEDSQELFKPEHSVTLGQVVRHVHDFFPKAPPGQICSWIDWGGQQPGERFWTLDPIDGTKGFLRGDQYAIALALIESGHVQLGVLGCPNLPLAGNPTGEERGTLLVALKGRGTVESDLAGRNRTRVRVSPAATPVQARITESLESAHSDHASQSRIAQELRIATPALRVDSQAKYALLARGDASIYLRLPSPETPDYREKIWDHAAGSIIVEEAGGRVTDIFGRPLDFSTGKRLEKNKGIVATNGLLHATVLQAVTAALNRTAQG; encoded by the coding sequence ATGAATCCAGGTTTCAAGAAAGAGATGGACATAGCCATCAGGGCGGTCATGGCTGCGTCGAGCCTATGCATCAAGGTCAGGACAGCTCTGATTGAGGGATCCACAATGACCAAGGGCGACAGAAGTCCGGTGACTGTCGCCGACTTCGGATCCCAGGCGCTCATCTGTAAGACCCTCAAGGAGGAGTTTCCCCATGATCCGGTTGTGGCCGAGGAGGATTCCCAGGAGCTCTTCAAACCCGAACACAGTGTGACCCTCGGGCAGGTTGTCCGGCATGTTCACGATTTTTTCCCCAAGGCTCCTCCGGGACAGATCTGCTCCTGGATCGATTGGGGTGGCCAGCAGCCAGGAGAGAGGTTCTGGACTCTTGATCCAATCGACGGCACCAAGGGGTTTCTCCGGGGAGACCAGTATGCAATCGCTCTCGCTCTGATCGAGAGCGGACACGTCCAGCTCGGTGTCCTTGGATGTCCCAATCTCCCCCTTGCAGGGAATCCAACCGGAGAAGAAAGGGGAACCCTCCTCGTCGCCCTCAAAGGCCGTGGGACGGTCGAGAGCGACCTGGCCGGTAGAAACCGGACGCGGGTGAGGGTTTCACCTGCAGCCACCCCGGTCCAGGCAAGGATAACCGAAAGCCTTGAATCCGCACATTCCGATCACGCCTCTCAGAGTCGCATCGCTCAAGAGCTGCGAATAGCCACTCCCGCCCTGCGGGTAGACAGCCAGGCCAAGTACGCCCTCCTGGCCAGAGGAGACGCCTCGATCTACTTGAGGCTCCCCTCTCCCGAAACACCTGATTACCGGGAAAAGATCTGGGATCATGCGGCTGGATCGATCATTGTGGAGGAAGCGGGAGGAAGGGTCACGGATATCTTTGGAAGACCTCTGGATTTTTCAACGGGAAAGAGGCTCGAAAAAAACAAGGGTATCGTCGCCACCAACGGGCTCCTCCATGCCACCGTCCTTCAAGCCGTCACGGCCGCGCTGAACCGGACCGCTCAGGGCTGA